From a single Candidatus Poribacteria bacterium genomic region:
- a CDS encoding HEAT repeat domain-containing protein: MQANPQLSDSNKLTDAQMRDFIVNGHLTIKTDLPRSFHETIYRKTQEYTEKEGNLGNNILPRVPELQAVFEDPAVRGAFTSILGENYVMHSHRHPHQNRPHSDGQGFHKDSYWGYQKVRHHCPRWAMAFYYPQDSPLEIGPSAVLPGTQYYSTRITEANDGELALSGEAGTLTIIHFDLWHRAMANQTDKTRYMMKFQFIRMDAPQAPEWNVTDPQWTSEDINPATPAHQGTWRHIWNWMAGESNGDATQPTHGNLTDSITALGGDDPFVRSRAADELGALGESAAEGVPHLIQALRDDYEPVRLNAAYALGAIGEPSVPQLIEVLGDENGPTRRMAAYALAAVGAPAVPALSEALQHTADVVRIEAAYALAQIGDSAEAAIPALMERTKDECAEVRRYLAEAFGSLGATAAPAVPHLTDMVADDDDKQARFEAALALAQIGPAANDAVPVLAKALWDEDRYVRDNTIHALKRIDTPEAESALFDYLLMARWCPVTNRQSTH, translated from the coding sequence ATGCAAGCGAACCCACAGTTAAGCGACAGCAACAAACTGACCGATGCGCAGATGCGCGATTTTATTGTGAATGGACATCTCACCATAAAAACCGATCTGCCACGCAGTTTTCATGAGACTATTTATCGTAAAACGCAGGAATACACCGAAAAAGAGGGGAATTTAGGGAACAACATCTTGCCGCGTGTCCCTGAACTGCAAGCGGTTTTTGAGGATCCCGCTGTCCGTGGCGCATTTACAAGTATTCTCGGCGAGAATTATGTCATGCATTCCCATCGGCATCCGCATCAAAACCGTCCACACAGTGATGGACAGGGGTTCCATAAAGATAGTTACTGGGGGTATCAGAAGGTGCGTCACCACTGCCCGCGTTGGGCGATGGCGTTCTACTACCCGCAGGATTCACCGCTCGAAATTGGACCCTCAGCAGTCCTACCGGGAACGCAGTATTACAGCACCCGAATCACCGAAGCCAACGATGGTGAATTAGCACTCAGTGGCGAGGCTGGTACCCTAACGATTATCCACTTTGACCTCTGGCATCGTGCCATGGCGAACCAGACAGACAAAACGCGCTATATGATGAAGTTCCAATTCATCCGGATGGACGCACCCCAAGCACCGGAGTGGAACGTGACGGATCCACAGTGGACATCCGAAGACATCAACCCAGCGACCCCAGCGCATCAAGGCACGTGGCGACATATCTGGAACTGGATGGCAGGCGAGTCCAACGGAGATGCAACACAACCAACCCATGGCAACCTCACAGACTCTATCACAGCGTTAGGCGGTGACGATCCGTTTGTCCGTTCCCGCGCCGCTGATGAACTCGGTGCGTTAGGTGAATCCGCTGCGGAGGGGGTCCCGCATCTCATCCAAGCGTTACGTGATGATTATGAACCTGTCCGTTTGAACGCCGCTTATGCACTCGGCGCGATCGGCGAACCGTCTGTTCCGCAACTGATTGAGGTGTTAGGTGATGAGAACGGGCCCACGCGACGGATGGCAGCTTACGCGCTCGCTGCAGTCGGTGCCCCTGCGGTCCCCGCCTTGAGTGAAGCATTACAGCACACAGCGGATGTCGTTCGCATTGAAGCCGCCTATGCGTTGGCACAGATAGGTGATTCGGCTGAAGCCGCTATTCCAGCGTTGATGGAACGCACGAAAGACGAATGCGCTGAAGTCCGCCGTTATCTCGCTGAAGCTTTTGGAAGTCTCGGGGCAACCGCCGCGCCTGCAGTACCGCACCTAACCGATATGGTTGCGGATGATGACGACAAACAAGCACGCTTTGAAGCAGCATTGGCATTGGCACAGATTGGACCCGCCGCAAACGACGCAGTGCCGGTACTTGCGAAAGCCCTTTGGGACGAAGATCGCTATGTTCGCGACAACACGATCCACGCCCTGAAGCGCATTGACACCCCCGAAGCGGAATCAGCACTGTTTGATTATCTACTGATGGCACGATGGTGTCCGGTCACAAATCGCCAAAGCACACATTAA